The following coding sequences are from one Achromobacter sp. B7 window:
- a CDS encoding AzlC family ABC transporter permease, giving the protein MSSESALSESEDPGAVRQQRLNAFRAGVHAIVPALIATATWGLVTGVAMVKSGLTESMALAMTLLLYAGSAQLTSLPLIATGAPLWLIFAAGFVVNLRFLIFGAALQPYFRHLSWPKRLGLGYFTTDMGFVLFMPRYGDSAERGTRDQLWFFLGTIVPGWLVWQSSSIVGIYLGTMVPTGWSLDFAAVLALLAITVPLANSKPMLVSMLAAGVVAWTGQVLPLRLGLAAAVIAGVVAGMWAERFFKARP; this is encoded by the coding sequence TTGTCCTCTGAATCCGCGCTTTCTGAATCCGAAGATCCCGGCGCGGTGCGCCAGCAACGCCTGAACGCCTTTCGCGCCGGCGTGCACGCTATCGTGCCTGCGTTGATCGCCACGGCAACCTGGGGCTTGGTGACGGGTGTGGCGATGGTCAAGTCGGGGCTGACCGAATCCATGGCGTTGGCCATGACGCTCTTGCTGTACGCGGGCTCGGCTCAGTTGACGTCATTGCCGCTGATCGCCACGGGCGCACCGCTCTGGCTGATCTTCGCCGCCGGCTTTGTCGTGAACCTGCGCTTTCTGATTTTCGGCGCGGCCTTGCAGCCGTATTTCCGGCATCTGTCCTGGCCCAAGCGTTTGGGGCTGGGCTACTTCACCACCGATATGGGCTTCGTGCTGTTCATGCCGCGCTACGGCGATTCGGCCGAACGCGGCACGCGCGATCAACTCTGGTTCTTCCTGGGCACCATCGTGCCGGGGTGGCTGGTGTGGCAATCGTCTTCCATCGTCGGCATTTACCTGGGCACCATGGTGCCCACCGGCTGGTCGCTGGATTTTGCGGCGGTGCTGGCCCTGCTGGCGATTACCGTGCCGCTGGCCAATTCCAAGCCGATGCTGGTGTCCATGCTGGCCGCCGGCGTGGTGGCCTGGACCGGGCAGGTCCTGCCATTGCGGTTGGGCTTGGCCGCGGCCGTCATCGCGGGCGTCGTGGCCGGCATGTGGGCCGAACGATTCTTCAAGGCGCGTCCATGA
- a CDS encoding AzlD domain-containing protein gives MTLWPSEIYVYSAILLLALCSVLTRAGFMLFGDYIPLPDGVRRALRYAPAAALTAIVVPDLLPWKAGLGPVFDYKLVAGLVAILVFLRTRSAVLVIVVGMLVLWGLRWLAG, from the coding sequence ATGACCCTCTGGCCCTCCGAGATCTACGTCTATTCGGCGATCCTGTTGCTGGCCCTGTGCAGCGTCCTGACGCGCGCCGGCTTCATGCTTTTCGGCGATTACATTCCTTTGCCCGATGGCGTGCGGCGCGCGTTGCGCTATGCGCCCGCCGCCGCGCTGACCGCCATCGTCGTGCCGGACCTCTTGCCTTGGAAGGCGGGCTTGGGGCCGGTGTTTGATTACAAGTTGGTGGCCGGTCTGGTCGCCATCCTGGTTTTTCTCCGCACCCGTAGCGCGGTGCTGGTGATCGTGGTCGGCATGCTGGTCTTGTGGGGGCTGCGCTGGCTGGCCGGCTGA